From the genome of Eucalyptus grandis isolate ANBG69807.140 chromosome 2, ASM1654582v1, whole genome shotgun sequence, one region includes:
- the LOC104425780 gene encoding uncharacterized protein LOC104425780, with protein sequence MGCGESKHDVAAGNTISLSKKSNIDEPKEIQKDADTTPEAANTNGTNGSTQKEGESEVNTGSGGENVKGAADAGDVTQETEVTAGEGKDGEAVTNDSSSTKEVDSSANVASAESAASAESVAPENVVKEKKEETDKGEAEVVKEENSTKELESAQTVDESKVTSAEGAAANAAASDQKPN encoded by the exons ATGGGTTGCGGTGAATCGAAGCACGATGTTGCCGCTGGAAACACCATCAGCCTCAGCAAGAAATCGAACATCGACGAGCCAAAGGAAATCCAAAAGGATGCCGACACTACCCCTGAAGCGGCCAACACCAATGGCACAAACGGGTCCACacaaaaagaaggggaaagCGAGGTGAACACCGGCTCTGGAGGTGAAAATGTGAAGGGGGCAGCCGACGCTGGGGACGTAACCCAAGAGACTGAGGTTACAGCAGGCGAAGGGAAAGATGGGGAGGCCGTAACGAATGACTCCTCTTCGACGAAGGAGGTGGATTCAAGTGCAAATGTTGCGTCAGCTGAGAGTGCTGCGTCAGCTGAGAGCGTCGCGCCAGAAAATGTCgtcaaagagaagaaagaagaaacggaCAAGG GAGAGGCTGAGGTTGTGAAAGAAGAGAACTCGACCAAGGAACTGGAATCTGCCCAGACAGTTGATGAATCGAAAGTAACAAGTGCAGAG GGAGCCGCCGCAAATGCAGCAGCTAGCGACCAGAAGCCAAACTGA